Below is a window of Gopherus evgoodei ecotype Sinaloan lineage chromosome 21, rGopEvg1_v1.p, whole genome shotgun sequence DNA.
ACTTTCCTCAGGGCCTCCTttacctctttgtttctcaggctgtagatgagggggttgacCAGTGGTGTGAGAATGGTGTAGAAGACCGAGAAGACTTTGGTCATGCTTTGAAGTGTCTTGATGTCTGGAAGCAAGTAAACTATGATTAGGGTCCCATAGAAAATGGTCACCatgatgaggtgagaggagcaggtggaaaatgcttttttcctgccagtggtggaagggattctcaggatggtggtgatgataGAAATGTAGGAAGTCAGGGTTAATAGAAATGGTGGTAGTGTGAATAAGGAGGACAGCAGGAAAGCCACAAgtaccatgctctgggtgtcactgcaggagagatTTATCACTACGTTAAATTCACAcaggaaatggtcaatttcattgggaCCACAGAACATTAACATTGATATCCAAGATACTATTATAGAAGCACCTACAAATCCACTAATCCAAGACCCAGTCACTAGCTGGAAGCAGAATCTATAATTTATAATGGACACATAGTGCAGTGGTTTAcatatcgctaaataccgatcataagacatcgctGCCAGGAGGTAGCATTCTGAACATGCCAAGACACCAAAACAGTAAAGCTGCATGAAGCAGCCATtcacagaaatggttctgtccccagtcaggagactggccagcatcctgggcaggacagtggaggtgtagcaggtctccaagcaggacaggttccccaggaagaagtacatgggggtgtgaaggtgatgATCAGCCACAACTATCGCAACAATGAGGATGTTCCCGGCCATAGTCATAATGTAGATCACTAGGAACAGCAGGAAGAGGAGAATCTGCAATTCTGGGACATTCCCAAATCCCAGGACGATAAATTCCATGATGGACGTTTGATTTCTGCTTTCATGTGTGCCACGGGGAGTATCCATGGGatgaggagaggaggaaagagaatgcTGCAATGATAATAAAGAGACATTTGCTTTTGTTGTACAGTGCCAACATTATAATTCACTTATTGCTCAAACACTCCCCTCTGATGATTACCAGCCATAGTCTTACTTGAAGAAACTGGGCTGGGGTGTTTAGCATCAGCTATGACTGTTGCTGGAGGCATCAACAATATTGCTTGTATATTTCTCTTGTCACATGATCCATTGCTGGGGTGGCACCTCTCCAATGCACTGTGGGTGGGCTGCATTACAGCATggaactcagaagacctgggttttgTTTCCAACCTTTGGTCAGTCGTTTCACCGCTCAGCTGAGAGACCATGCACAACTTTCTGCATTCAGAAATATAGAAACAACTTTCTCTTGtcatcatgtttgctttttatgTTTACGCCCATCAGTGTAGATTTGTTTTATGTCCATTTCAATGTGATCATTCCTAACAGAGGACAGATGGAAGGATGGGTTGATTTCTCTACGCTGTACTTTTCGGCAACTATATCACTTTACAATCActcatttatttttagtttttcacCATATCATACTTGGAGCCCAATCATGGAAcaaatttaaatcaatgggacagATTATAGTGTGCAAAATTAAGCATATGGCCaatctttgtaggatcagggccttaattgactaaTCAGTGTGATCAACAGTgatgtggatagatagatagatagatagatagataaatttTTCTGTCCATGTTGTAACTTCTAGCTCTGTCTGTTTCCTTCTGTCCTGTGTGTCATTCTGAGAGGTATTTGAAAATACTTTGGGTATTTCATTAACATGCCTCTTTCAGATAATTAATGCAGCTGTTAAATGACATGTGAGGTAACA
It encodes the following:
- the LOC115638386 gene encoding olfactory receptor 6N1-like, which gives rise to MDTPRGTHESRNQTSIMEFIVLGFGNVPELQILLFLLFLVIYIMTMAGNILIVAIVVADHHLHTPMYFFLGNLSCLETCYTSTVLPRMLASLLTGDRTISVNGCFMQLYCFGVLACSECYLLAAMSYDRYLAICKPLHYVSIINYRFCFQLVTGSWISGFVGASIIVSWISMLMFCGPNEIDHFLCEFNVVINLSCSDTQSMVLVAFLLSSLFTLPPFLLTLTSYISIITTILRIPSTTGRKKAFSTCSSHLIMVTIFYGTLIIVYLLPDIKTLQSMTKVFSVFYTILTPLVNPLIYSLRNKEVKEALRKVVRKLGSFTAVPRIQANVCRPK